In the Setaria italica strain Yugu1 chromosome VI, Setaria_italica_v2.0, whole genome shotgun sequence genome, one interval contains:
- the LOC101782867 gene encoding uncharacterized protein LOC101782867 gives MAAVVDVVHLYWKDWGLHVLVLFSFTLQLTLLLLAEFRRRFDSGVLRAFIWSAYILADSIAIYTIGHLSATSQAAEHQAMALWAPLLLVHLGGQDNITAYAMEDNRLWLRHLQTLAVQATGAAYVLYVSLQEPAGDGRHRPLLRRAAILLFVVGVVKYGERVLALMRANSNPSGKSYRSIAIGMSHPCVVINQFMPSTTDTEALLQVAHGMLDVAKDLIKAPLPWVVVPSKPDKFRGDVLCRVAEMQLSLMHDVLYSKAEVIHTWYGLCVRVFSWVATACALFLFHLHLVGSSSRSSSSRKDTIVTYVLLAGAVVLETVSGLRIMLSTWTWHFLWNSFLLDDAFAALRRCIHAADYLPRTWSGSIGQHNLFQVCSSTAARPIVTKVAEWMGVEAWWNTFAYSHSARVSPPIKGLLVEQVLESVQIPKDSPSHIRNSRGRAALQRWASAHRDEGPSSRARAAAVPAWKGWLFLQTQDDDEQLGYWGRKLLLESVVDLEFVESILVWHIATDAYLCWYRRQQETQQGRKEEDNDLARAVQELSNYMLFLLAARPYMLPPPASRTGYASACLNLIRSAAGSSYIASADDLVRVVALEPPDRSRDFDRNVQVQDGVENSSVKKGSDICSCLIDEELKAAPAAAGMMLKLIAQVWLEMLCYAGAHCSAHSHAMQLSNGSELVTLAALLVRYCERGNMLPSGHSTSSTV, from the coding sequence ATGGCAGCAGTAGTAGATGTGGTGCATCTCTACTGGAAGGACTGGGGACTCCACGTGCTGGTGCTGTTCAGTTTCACGTTGCAGTTGACGCTCCTCCTACTGGCGGAGTTCCGGCGACGATTCGACTCCGGCGTGCTGAGGGCCTTCATTTGGTCGGCGTACATTCTGGCTGACTCGATAGCGATTTACACCATCGGGCATCTGTCGGCGACGAGCCAGGCGGCTGAGCACCAAGCGATGGCGCTCTGGGCACCATTGCTGCTGGTGCACCTTGGTGGGCAGGACAACATCACGGCCTATGCCATGGAGGACAACCGGCTGTGGCTGCGCCACCTGCAGACGCTTGCCGTGCAGGCCACTGGAGCTGCTTACGTCCTGTATGTGTCCTTGCAGGAACCTGCTGGCGACGGCCGACATCGTCCTTTGCTCCGGCGTGCTGCCATCCTCCTTTTCGTGGTTGGCGTTGTCAAGTACGGGGAGAGAGTGTTGGCGCTCATGCGCGCCAATAGTAACCCATCTGGCAAGAGCTACCGATCAATTGCTATTGGAATGTCCCACCCATGTGTTGTCATAAATCAGTTTATGCCAAGTACGACGGACACGGAAGCCTTGTTGCAGGTAGCTCACGGCATGCTTGATGTTGCCAAGGATTTGATCAAGGCTCCGCTACCATGGGTGGTTGTGCCCTCCAAACCCGACAAGTTCAGAGGGGACGTGCTGTGCAGGGTGGCCGAGATGCAGCTGTCCTTGATGCACGACGTCTTGTACAGCAAGGCGGAGGTGATCCACACATGGTATGGTTTATGCGTCCGTGTCTTCTCCTGGGTGGCCACAGCCTGTGCATTGTTCTTGTTTCATCTGCATCTAGTtggtagcagcagcaggagtagtagtagtaggaaAGATACTATAGTCACCTACGTCTTGTTAGCTGGGGCCGTCGTCCTGGAGACCGTGTCAGGGCTGAGAATCATGCTCTCGACCTGGACATGGCATTTCTTGTGGAATAGCTTCTTGCTTGATGATGCATTCGCAGCTCTCCGCCGGTGCATCCACGCCGCCGACTACCTTCCCAGGACCTGGTCAGGCTCCATAGGACAGCACAACCTGTTCCAGGTGTGCTCCTCCACCGCGGCGAGGCCGATCGTCACCAAGGTTGCGGAATGGATGGGAGTGGAGGCCTGGTGGAACACCTTTGCCTACTCCCACTCCGCTCGCGTATCACCTCCCATCAAGGGCCTACTGGTGGAACAAGTGTTGGAGAGCGTGCAGATCCCCAAGGACAGCCCGAGCCACATCCGCAATTCCAGGGGCCGAGCAGCTCTACAGCGCTGGGCATCGGCCCACCGCGACGAGGGGCCATCgtcccgcgcgcgcgccgcggccgtgcCGGCGTGGAAAGGCTGGTTGTTCCTCCAAACCCAGGACGATGATGAGCAGCTTGGATACTGGGGAAGAAAACTCTTGCTAGAGAGCGTTGTTGACCTGGAATTTGTGGAGAGCATTCTTGTGTGGCACATCGCCACCGATGCCTACCTTTGCTGGTACCGGCGCCAGCAAGAAACACAACAAGGTCGGAAGGAGGAGGATAATGATCTTGCCAGGGCCGTCCAAGAGCTCTCAAACTACATGTTGTTCCTCCTCGCCGCACGCCCCTACATGTTGCCCCCTCCTGCTAGTCGCACCGGCTATGCCAGTGCGTGCTTGAACCTCATCCGGTCTGCAGCCGGGTCTTCATACATTGCCTCAGCCGACGATCTGGTCCGTGTGGTGGCCCTCGAACCTCCGGACAGATCACGAGATTTCGATCGGAATGTGCAGGTACAAGACGGGGTGGAGAATTCTTCGGTGAAAAAAGGATCCGACATCTGCAGTTGCCTGATCGACGAGGAGTTAAAAGCCGCACCCGCGGCCGCCGGGATGATGCTCAAGCTGATCGCGCAGGTGTGGTTGGAGATGCTATGCTACGCAGGCGCCCATTGCAGCGCGCATTCTCATGCCATGCAGCTTAGCAACGGCAGCGAGCTCGTCACCCTGGCCGCCCTTCTGGTGCGATACTGTGAAAGAGGCAACATGCTGCCTTCCGGGCATTCAACCTCTAGTACCGTCTGA